A genomic region of Campylobacter corcagiensis contains the following coding sequences:
- the polA gene encoding DNA polymerase I has translation MKTLTIIDTFGFFFRLYYAMSGLRTRDGKPSGMVHGFANFIDSLKSELESDYIIFALDSKGKTFRSQIDPNYKMNRQTPPPALLEQLPVCIDMIKQMELCAVEKEGYEADDIIASLVKNYKDKFEIRIVTHDKDLYQLISENVSIYSPAKKELYDKDGCFEKYGVYPEQIRDFLAIVGDSADNIPGVKGIGEKGAKKLLDEFGNLEQIYENLDKILNNRTKSMLIDGKDSAFLSKKLTTLYEYLEIPKLDGAKFPDKNPLLKITQTLKDYNLSRLLASLNVTSQNSELNFEPILVNDDEKLLEILKNIDSKTLIAFDTETTGIDSKTAKIVGFSFCFDKSRSYYAPINHSFLGVSKQISPKVAKEAIEKIFSTKLVGHNLKYDFAIVKNSFDINPPKIYADTMIMAWLLDPQSSVGMDNLANRLYGYKTIKFENIVKKSETFASVNFENATKYASEDAWITLRFYHTLSNVLDPEILKLGFNLEFPFIKVLLDMESEGIGMDINALKNLSQRLDLEIKQLTNEIYDLSGERFNINSPKQLGEVLFDKLNLPSKKKTKTGYSTNETVLNELIDAHPVITKILDYREVYKLKSTYADPLLKLAMQDKNSRVYTNFLQTGTATGRLSSKNPNLQNIPARGRLADDVRACFVSREGFSFISLDYSQIELRLLAHFSKDPALLKAFKDGADIHERTAISIFGSSDKDKRAIAKSINFGLIYGMGSTKLASELQISRNEAKDYIDRYFKAFTTIKEFLNSLKDEAKSKGYATTLFGRRRLFDFANATPMQYAAYEREAVNTKFQGSAADIIKKAMLEISPLLDEDRHLLLQIHDELIFEVKDEFVDSFVKLAKEKMENVVKLNVPLIASVSTAKNWANLKG, from the coding sequence ATGAAAACATTAACAATCATCGATACATTTGGATTTTTTTTCAGGCTTTACTACGCTATGAGTGGGCTAAGAACTAGAGATGGAAAACCAAGCGGCATGGTTCATGGTTTTGCAAATTTTATAGATAGTTTAAAGAGTGAACTTGAGAGCGATTATATAATATTTGCACTTGATAGCAAAGGTAAAACTTTTAGAAGCCAAATCGATCCAAACTATAAAATGAATCGCCAAACACCGCCACCTGCTCTTTTAGAGCAGCTTCCAGTATGTATTGATATGATAAAACAAATGGAACTTTGTGCAGTTGAAAAAGAGGGCTATGAAGCTGATGATATCATCGCAAGCTTGGTAAAAAACTATAAAGACAAGTTTGAAATCAGAATCGTCACTCACGATAAAGATCTCTACCAACTAATCTCAGAAAATGTGAGCATCTACTCACCAGCCAAAAAAGAGCTGTATGACAAAGATGGCTGCTTTGAAAAATATGGCGTTTATCCTGAGCAAATTCGCGATTTTCTAGCCATAGTTGGAGATAGTGCTGATAACATTCCAGGTGTTAAAGGTATCGGTGAAAAAGGGGCTAAAAAGCTTTTAGATGAGTTTGGAAATTTAGAACAAATTTATGAAAATTTAGACAAAATCTTAAATAATAGAACAAAATCAATGCTAATTGATGGTAAAGATAGTGCATTTTTAAGCAAAAAGCTTACAACCCTTTATGAATATTTAGAAATTCCTAAGCTAGATGGAGCTAAATTTCCAGATAAAAACCCACTTCTAAAAATAACTCAAACCCTAAAAGATTACAATCTCTCTAGGCTTTTAGCTTCGCTTAATGTTACTAGCCAAAACAGTGAGCTAAATTTTGAGCCTATTTTGGTTAATGATGATGAAAAACTGCTTGAAATTTTAAAAAACATTGACAGTAAAACTCTCATAGCTTTTGATACCGAAACCACAGGAATTGATAGCAAAACAGCTAAAATCGTTGGTTTTTCATTTTGTTTTGATAAAAGCAGATCTTATTACGCTCCGATAAATCACTCTTTTTTAGGCGTTAGTAAGCAAATTTCACCCAAAGTTGCCAAAGAAGCAATTGAGAAAATTTTTAGCACAAAGCTAGTTGGTCACAATCTTAAGTATGACTTTGCTATCGTAAAAAACAGCTTTGATATAAACCCACCTAAAATTTACGCTGATACGATGATAATGGCATGGCTACTAGATCCGCAAAGTAGCGTTGGTATGGATAATCTAGCAAATAGACTTTATGGGTATAAAACCATTAAATTTGAAAATATTGTTAAAAAAAGTGAAACATTTGCTAGCGTAAATTTTGAAAATGCCACCAAATACGCTAGCGAAGATGCTTGGATAACACTTAGATTTTATCACACGCTATCAAATGTGCTTGATCCAGAAATCTTAAAGCTTGGATTTAATCTTGAGTTTCCATTCATAAAAGTTCTTCTTGATATGGAAAGCGAAGGCATTGGCATGGATATAAACGCTCTTAAAAACCTTAGCCAAAGGCTTGATTTAGAGATAAAACAGCTTACTAATGAAATTTATGATCTAAGTGGCGAAAGATTTAACATAAACTCGCCAAAACAGCTTGGCGAAGTGCTTTTTGATAAACTAAATTTACCATCTAAGAAAAAGACAAAAACTGGATATTCTACAAATGAAACGGTACTAAATGAGCTTATAGATGCCCACCCAGTTATTACTAAAATTTTAGATTATAGAGAGGTTTATAAGCTTAAAAGCACATATGCTGATCCGCTTTTAAAGCTAGCTATGCAGGATAAAAACAGCAGAGTTTATACAAATTTTTTACAAACAGGCACCGCAACAGGAAGACTATCTAGTAAAAACCCAAACCTTCAAAATATCCCCGCAAGAGGAAGACTTGCTGATGATGTAAGAGCGTGTTTTGTCTCAAGAGAGGGTTTTAGTTTCATATCGCTTGATTATTCTCAAATAGAACTTAGACTCTTAGCTCACTTTAGCAAAGATCCAGCACTTTTAAAGGCCTTTAAAGATGGTGCTGATATCCACGAAAGAACGGCTATTTCTATATTTGGAAGCAGTGATAAAGATAAAAGAGCAATCGCAAAAAGCATAAATTTTGGACTTATTTATGGAATGGGTTCTACTAAATTAGCTAGTGAACTTCAAATTTCAAGAAACGAAGCAAAAGACTATATAGATAGATATTTTAAAGCTTTTACTACCATAAAAGAGTTTTTGAATAGCTTAAAAGATGAAGCAAAATCCAAAGGTTATGCTACTACTTTGTTTGGTAGGCGCCGTCTTTTTGACTTTGCAAACGCTACTCCTATGCAGTATGCTGCTTATGAAAGAGAGGCGGTAAATACTAAATTTCAAGGCTCAGCCGCTGATATAATCAAAAAAGCCATGCTTGAAATTTCACCACTTTTAGATGAAGATAGACATCTCTTACTTCAAATTCACGATGAGCTTATTTTTGAGGTAAAAGATGAATTTGTGGATAGTTTTGTTAAGCTAGCTAAGGAGAAAATGGAAAATGTCGTAAAGCTAAATGTCCCACTTATAGCATCTGTATCTACAGCAAAAAATTGGGCAAATTTAAAGGGCTAA
- the uvrA gene encoding excinuclease ABC subunit UvrA produces the protein MNDFIEIYGARENNLKNLNLKIPKNKFVVFTGLSGSGKSTLAFDTLYAEGQRRYMESLSSYARQFLDRAAKPDVDKINGLTPAIAIDQKTTSKNPRSTVGTITEIYDYLRLLFARVGVQHCHKCGKKISKMSASDIINEILKLPNETKIIISSPIAREKKGTFVDELESLKNKGFIRAKIDGVMVRLDEEISLSKTKKHTIFAVVDRVVVSDDNKERIASDVEKALNLSYGELEVEIMNANEVGLNETNIHYSEHMACFDCKISFIPLEPLTFSFNSVKGACEECDGLGVRYTIDIDKITNDQNSVQKGAIKLLYGFNKSYYHKFMIAFCEQNDIPTNVPYGELDESDKKLILYGNSKEIKFTWKRHALTRRFEGALKYVYEMLKNESDFEDFMTERICPNCKGHRLKPQSLAVKVAGKNMADIIDMSIENCVKFFNDEINFNYFSDQQKEIAKPILKEIRERLMFLNNVGLGYLSLGRDSRTISGGEAQRIRIASQIGSGLSGVMYVLDEPSIGLHERDTLKLIKTLDELRDKGNTLIVVEHDKKTIENADFVVDIGPKAGKDGGYVVFAGDVKTLLKSETQTAKYLNGVKKINHQKNRKQELWLSLKNVTINNISNLNAKFPLQNLVCITGVSGSGKSSLLLQTLLPAALEELNHARKVRTLKGVKIEGLENLDKVIYLDQSPIGRTPRSNPATYTGAMDEIRNLFAQTKEAKARGYKIGRFSFNVKGGRCEKCSGDGVIKIEMHFLPDVTVECDTCHGSRYNDQTLEILYKGKNIAQVLAMSVDEALEFFKAVPKIKSKLQTMQDVGLGYVTLGQNATTLSGGEAQRVKLAKELSKADTGKTLYILDEPTTGLHFADVDKLVQVLGHLVDLGNSVFVIEHNMDIIKNADYIIDMGPDGGSKGGEIIATGSPKELAKNYKKTGSYTGEFLVSELKEMNKAK, from the coding sequence ATGAATGATTTTATAGAAATTTATGGTGCAAGAGAGAATAATTTAAAAAATTTAAACTTAAAAATTCCAAAGAATAAATTTGTGGTTTTTACAGGACTTAGTGGAAGTGGAAAAAGCACTTTAGCCTTTGATACTTTGTATGCTGAGGGTCAAAGGCGTTATATGGAAAGCTTAAGTTCATACGCAAGGCAGTTTTTAGACAGAGCTGCAAAGCCTGATGTTGATAAGATAAATGGGCTTACTCCAGCCATTGCAATCGATCAAAAGACAACTTCTAAAAACCCAAGATCAACCGTTGGAACGATAACTGAGATATATGATTATTTAAGGCTTTTGTTTGCAAGAGTTGGAGTTCAGCACTGCCATAAATGTGGCAAAAAAATATCAAAAATGAGTGCAAGTGATATCATAAATGAGATTTTAAAGCTTCCAAATGAGACGAAAATCATCATCTCATCACCAATCGCAAGAGAGAAAAAAGGCACCTTTGTTGATGAGCTTGAAAGTTTAAAAAACAAAGGCTTTATAAGAGCAAAAATTGACGGCGTTATGGTAAGACTTGATGAAGAGATAAGCTTATCAAAGACTAAAAAGCACACCATTTTTGCGGTGGTTGATAGAGTTGTGGTAAGTGATGATAACAAAGAAAGAATCGCCTCTGATGTGGAAAAAGCACTAAATTTAAGTTATGGCGAACTTGAAGTTGAGATAATGAATGCTAATGAAGTTGGACTAAATGAGACAAATATCCATTATAGCGAGCATATGGCTTGTTTTGATTGTAAAATTTCATTTATTCCACTTGAGCCACTTACTTTTAGTTTTAACTCAGTTAAAGGAGCGTGTGAGGAGTGTGATGGGCTAGGAGTTAGATATACAATCGACATAGATAAAATCACAAATGACCAAAATAGCGTCCAAAAAGGTGCGATTAAGCTTTTATATGGATTTAATAAAAGCTATTATCATAAATTTATGATCGCATTTTGTGAGCAAAATGATATACCAACAAATGTGCCTTATGGAGAGCTTGATGAGAGCGATAAAAAGCTTATTTTATATGGAAATAGCAAGGAGATTAAATTTACATGGAAAAGACACGCACTTACTCGCAGGTTTGAAGGGGCGTTAAAATATGTCTATGAAATGCTTAAAAACGAGAGTGATTTTGAGGATTTTATGACAGAGAGGATTTGTCCAAACTGCAAAGGTCACAGGCTAAAACCTCAAAGCCTAGCTGTAAAAGTGGCTGGGAAAAATATGGCCGATATCATAGATATGAGTATTGAAAACTGCGTTAAATTTTTTAATGATGAGATAAATTTTAACTATTTTAGCGACCAGCAAAAAGAGATAGCAAAGCCTATTTTAAAAGAGATTAGAGAAAGGCTTATGTTTTTAAATAATGTCGGTCTTGGATATTTAAGCCTAGGGCGAGATAGTAGGACGATAAGTGGTGGAGAGGCTCAAAGGATACGAATCGCATCGCAGATTGGAAGTGGGTTAAGTGGGGTTATGTATGTGCTTGATGAACCAAGTATTGGACTTCATGAAAGAGATACTTTAAAGCTAATTAAAACTCTTGATGAGTTAAGAGATAAGGGAAATACCCTAATCGTTGTCGAACATGATAAAAAAACGATTGAAAATGCGGATTTTGTGGTAGATATCGGACCAAAAGCTGGAAAAGATGGTGGATATGTGGTTTTTGCAGGAGATGTTAAAACTCTTTTAAAAAGCGAGACCCAAACGGCAAAATATCTAAATGGCGTAAAAAAAATCAACCATCAAAAAAATAGAAAACAAGAGCTTTGGCTAAGTTTAAAAAATGTAACGATAAATAATATCTCAAATTTAAACGCTAAATTTCCACTTCAAAACTTAGTTTGCATAACAGGAGTAAGCGGAAGTGGGAAAAGCTCTTTACTTTTACAAACCCTTTTACCAGCAGCACTTGAAGAGTTAAATCACGCAAGAAAAGTAAGAACCTTAAAAGGCGTTAAAATAGAAGGGCTTGAAAATTTAGATAAGGTAATCTACCTTGATCAAAGCCCAATAGGAAGAACTCCTAGAAGTAATCCTGCAACTTATACAGGGGCGATGGATGAGATAAGAAATTTGTTTGCCCAGACTAAAGAAGCAAAAGCAAGAGGCTATAAAATAGGGCGTTTTAGCTTTAATGTAAAAGGTGGAAGGTGCGAAAAATGCAGCGGCGATGGCGTTATAAAGATAGAAATGCACTTTTTACCAGATGTCACTGTTGAGTGCGATACATGTCATGGCTCTCGCTATAACGACCAAACTTTGGAAATTTTATATAAAGGAAAAAATATCGCTCAGGTTTTAGCGATGAGCGTGGATGAAGCTTTGGAGTTTTTTAAAGCTGTGCCAAAGATAAAATCAAAACTTCAAACTATGCAAGATGTGGGGCTTGGATATGTGACTTTGGGGCAAAATGCTACGACTTTAAGTGGTGGTGAAGCCCAAAGAGTAAAACTTGCAAAAGAGCTAAGTAAGGCTGATACTGGAAAGACGCTTTATATCTTAGATGAGCCAACTACTGGGCTTCATTTTGCTGATGTTGATAAGCTAGTGCAGGTTTTGGGGCATTTGGTGGATTTAGGAAACTCAGTTTTTGTGATAGAGCACAATATGGACATCATAAAAAATGCTGATTATATCATAGATATGGGACCAGATGGCGGAAGTAAAGGCGGTGAAATCATCGCTACTGGAAGCCCAAAAGAGTTGGCTAAAAACTATAAAAAAACAGGATCATATACAGGTGAGTTTTTGGTTAGTGAGTTAAAGGAGATGAACAAAGCAAAATGA
- a CDS encoding sulfite exporter TauE/SafE family protein — translation MEIFIDIVGFLVFGTVVGIISGFFGIGGGSVVVPSMIFLGYDIKTAVGVSVVQMLFSSIFGSYLNYKAGKLRINEGIFISFGGFVGAIFSGFIVSNVSEIVLEIFLSFVLFVSILKFFFAPEKAKKEINSKPLLFLVGLFIGAFAVSTGVGGAVFLTPILVGFMGFDIKKAISMGLFFVVFSSISGFVSMSLNNLINFKYGVMLGFGSLLGVYFGIKLSHKSSKKLQKNLLLALYTLMLLFMIKKIFVL, via the coding sequence ATGGAAATTTTTATAGATATTGTTGGATTTTTGGTTTTTGGAACGGTTGTTGGGATAATTTCAGGTTTTTTTGGCATCGGCGGTGGAAGTGTTGTCGTTCCAAGTATGATTTTTTTGGGTTATGATATAAAAACCGCCGTTGGCGTTTCGGTTGTGCAGATGCTATTTAGTTCTATTTTTGGGTCGTATTTAAACTACAAAGCTGGAAAACTTCGTATAAATGAGGGCATTTTTATAAGTTTTGGTGGGTTTGTTGGGGCTATTTTTAGTGGATTTATCGTCTCAAATGTAAGTGAGATAGTTTTAGAAATTTTCTTGTCTTTTGTGCTTTTTGTATCAATTTTAAAATTTTTCTTTGCCCCTGAAAAAGCTAAAAAAGAGATCAACTCAAAGCCACTTTTGTTTTTAGTTGGGCTATTTATCGGAGCTTTTGCAGTTAGCACAGGCGTTGGCGGGGCTGTTTTTTTAACGCCGATTTTGGTTGGATTTATGGGATTTGATATCAAAAAAGCCATTTCTATGGGGCTGTTTTTTGTGGTTTTTTCATCAATTTCAGGTTTTGTTAGTATGTCACTAAATAATCTTATAAATTTTAAATACGGCGTGATGCTTGGCTTTGGCTCACTTTTAGGCGTGTATTTTGGGATAAAATTAAGCCATAAATCTAGCAAAAAACTACAAAAAAACCTACTTTTAGCACTTTATACTTTGATGCTTTTATTTATGATTAAGAAAATTTTTGTGTTATAA
- a CDS encoding anthranilate synthase component I family protein gives MLLEKPLFYYKNILKNYPNSYLAEDEKQVIIGIDCEYFESEDISNLANFFENAKHNALKNSPNFAGIFGVTAYESVYKFENLGTPKKSLYKFPNFYYANAKNYLHFDKFSKIYSFYGENYKIYENLKNLSPQNQDKKKLKNELFYEVLTNLDDEKKHFYEMVEKAKNYLKNGDIFQVVLGEILQISSNLDSFDFYEKLKANNPSPYMFHFPTKYGVVVGSSPELVMSIKNSEIFIAPIAGTRKRGVDANADAALKNELLSDEKELAEHKMLIDLARNDIAKFSHASSVRVAKPLEVVFYESVMHIISEVYGKKKEGISAFDTIKTIFPAGTLSGTPKIRAMQIINELEISQRGIYGGGIGFWHFNTDVQMAILIRSAIFVPDDKNSKIYIGAGAGIVYDSLKENEYLEIQNKRNSCFKVIKELCQEKSQI, from the coding sequence ATGCTTTTAGAAAAACCGTTATTTTACTATAAAAATATTTTAAAAAACTATCCAAATAGTTATTTGGCTGAGGATGAAAAGCAAGTTATTATAGGTATTGATTGTGAATATTTTGAAAGTGAAGATATCTCAAATTTAGCTAACTTTTTTGAAAATGCAAAACATAACGCCTTAAAAAACTCTCCAAATTTCGCAGGAATTTTTGGCGTTACTGCGTATGAGAGCGTTTATAAATTTGAAAATTTAGGAACTCCAAAAAAATCTTTATATAAATTTCCAAATTTTTACTACGCAAATGCAAAAAACTATCTACATTTTGATAAATTTAGTAAAATTTACTCATTTTATGGAGAAAATTATAAAATTTATGAAAATTTAAAAAACCTATCACCGCAAAATCAAGATAAAAAAAAGCTAAAAAATGAGCTGTTTTATGAGGTTTTAACAAATTTAGATGATGAGAAAAAGCATTTTTATGAAATGGTTGAAAAAGCTAAAAATTATCTTAAAAATGGCGACATTTTTCAGGTTGTGCTGGGTGAAATTTTACAAATTTCATCAAATTTAGACTCATTTGACTTTTACGAAAAGCTAAAAGCAAACAACCCAAGCCCTTATATGTTTCACTTCCCAACCAAATACGGCGTAGTTGTTGGCTCATCGCCTGAGCTTGTGATGAGTATAAAAAATAGCGAAATTTTCATCGCTCCAATTGCAGGAACTAGAAAAAGAGGCGTTGATGCAAACGCTGATGCCGCCCTAAAAAACGAACTTTTAAGCGATGAAAAAGAGCTAGCCGAACATAAAATGCTAATTGACTTAGCAAGAAATGATATCGCAAAATTTAGCCACGCCTCATCAGTTCGCGTCGCAAAGCCACTTGAAGTTGTATTTTACGAAAGCGTGATGCATATAATAAGCGAAGTTTATGGAAAGAAAAAAGAAGGCATTAGTGCTTTTGATACGATAAAGACGATTTTTCCAGCTGGAACACTAAGTGGAACGCCAAAAATTCGTGCGATGCAGATCATAAATGAACTTGAAATTTCACAAAGGGGAATTTATGGCGGGGGGATTGGATTTTGGCACTTTAATACAGACGTGCAAATGGCGATTTTGATTAGATCGGCTATTTTTGTTCCTGATGATAAAAATAGTAAAATTTATATCGGAGCTGGTGCTGGAATAGTTTATGATAGCTTAAAAGAAAATGAGTATTTAGAAATCCAAAATAAAAGAAATTCCTGCTTTAAGGTTATAAAAGAGCTTTGCCAAGAAAAAAGCCAAATTTAA
- the trpD gene encoding anthranilate phosphoribosyltransferase translates to MILVIDNYDSFVYNIISYIEQMSSEKTLCVRNDKITLDEIKALNPTHIILSPGPKHPKDSGICLEILKADLGVPILGVCLGHQAIALNFNSKIKRLETPFHGKISKFKITKESEILKGLPKEFEVMRYHSLYADEISDELEINGVCDGVVMAISHKTKPIFGVQFHPESFFTQYGKKIIENFINLNNKPKFKEKNMQDLSPFMTKLQKGYPLDSSDYEVICKAINDKNYDIVQLGGLLVLISEKSLYPDSLAAFVKNILKYSVTYNNPNEYFDIVGTGGDKLKTINISTTTAFILAALGVKVAKHGNRAITSKSGSSDALSALKIPFSSSIEENEALIEKTNLAFFHAPLFHKITAEVKEVRDRLKIGTVFNMLGPLLNPNLSLSYQLAGNYLEEVNSLMAETLMHLGRKHALVVHGMDGMDEITICDETLIHEVKDGKILEYKITPEQFGFKRAFHKDVEGGTGEENGKILEATLKGDISGAKFDIVILNAMFGMYCANKVKSPMDAKEIILEAINSGKVWEFYKNYKSLKS, encoded by the coding sequence ATGATTTTAGTAATAGATAATTATGATAGTTTTGTTTATAATATAATTTCTTACATTGAGCAGATGAGTAGTGAAAAAACGCTTTGTGTGAGAAATGATAAAATAACGCTTGATGAGATAAAAGCCCTAAATCCAACTCACATCATCTTAAGTCCAGGTCCAAAACACCCAAAAGATAGTGGAATTTGCCTAGAAATTTTAAAGGCTGATTTGGGAGTGCCGATTTTAGGAGTTTGCCTTGGTCATCAAGCAATTGCTTTAAATTTTAACTCTAAAATAAAACGCCTTGAAACGCCATTTCACGGCAAAATTTCAAAATTTAAAATTACAAAAGAAAGTGAAATTTTAAAAGGACTTCCAAAAGAGTTTGAAGTTATGCGTTATCACTCACTTTATGCTGATGAAATCTCAGACGAACTTGAGATAAATGGCGTTTGCGACGGTGTTGTAATGGCAATTTCACATAAAACAAAGCCTATTTTTGGAGTGCAGTTTCATCCAGAAAGTTTTTTTACACAATATGGCAAAAAAATAATAGAAAATTTTATAAATTTAAACAACAAACCAAAATTTAAGGAGAAAAATATGCAAGATTTATCGCCATTTATGACGAAGTTACAAAAAGGTTATCCGCTTGATAGTAGCGATTATGAGGTTATTTGCAAGGCAATCAATGATAAAAATTATGACATTGTCCAGCTTGGGGGACTTTTAGTTTTAATCAGCGAAAAAAGCCTTTATCCAGATAGTTTAGCGGCTTTTGTTAAGAATATTTTAAAATATTCAGTAACTTATAATAATCCAAATGAGTATTTTGACATCGTTGGAACTGGTGGCGATAAACTAAAAACTATAAATATCTCAACAACAACAGCTTTTATCCTAGCAGCACTTGGCGTAAAAGTAGCAAAACATGGAAATAGAGCAATCACTAGCAAAAGCGGAAGTAGCGATGCCCTTTCGGCTTTGAAAATTCCTTTTTCATCAAGCATAGAAGAAAATGAAGCCTTAATAGAAAAAACAAATTTGGCCTTTTTTCATGCACCGCTTTTTCACAAAATAACAGCTGAGGTTAAAGAAGTTCGCGATCGCTTAAAAATCGGAACTGTATTTAACATGCTTGGGCCACTTTTAAATCCAAATTTAAGCCTTTCATATCAACTTGCTGGAAATTACTTAGAAGAAGTAAATAGCTTAATGGCTGAAACTTTGATGCATTTAGGCAGAAAACACGCACTTGTTGTGCATGGAATGGATGGAATGGATGAGATAACAATTTGCGATGAAACTTTAATACATGAAGTAAAAGATGGCAAAATTTTAGAATACAAAATCACACCTGAGCAATTTGGCTTTAAAAGGGCATTCCACAAAGATGTTGAGGGTGGAACTGGAGAGGAAAATGGCAAAATTTTAGAAGCAACTTTAAAAGGTGATATAAGTGGGGCAAAATTTGATATAGTTATCTTAAATGCGATGTTTGGAATGTATTGTGCTAATAAAGTAAAAAGCCCGATGGATGCAAAAGAGATAATTTTAGAAGCGATTAATAGCGGAAAAGTTTGGGAGTTTTATAAAAACTATAAGAGTTTAAAAAGCTAA
- a CDS encoding phosphoribosylanthranilate isomerase, translating into MKIEVKICGIKSVDEAKSIINLDIDYLGLIFAESIRKVSLETALEISSLASSFNKKCVGVFANLNESEILKYCTVSKLNAAQIYGDYSQNLYKNLKKHGVEVWRVFSVLDKIPNLNYDNFDFALFDCKGKNLGGNGVSFNWKILKGLKPFSFILAGGIGVQNALKAASYKPKVIDINSCVEDNNDIKDPNLIAEILKVLKENNYK; encoded by the coding sequence TTGAAAATAGAAGTTAAAATTTGTGGAATAAAAAGCGTAGATGAGGCAAAAAGCATCATAAATTTAGACATTGATTATCTAGGCTTGATTTTTGCTGAGTCTATTAGAAAAGTTAGCTTAGAAACGGCCCTTGAAATTTCAAGCCTAGCATCTAGTTTTAACAAAAAATGCGTTGGTGTTTTTGCAAATTTAAATGAAAGTGAAATTTTAAAATACTGCACCGTGTCCAAACTAAACGCTGCTCAAATTTATGGAGATTATAGCCAAAATTTATATAAAAATTTAAAAAAGCACGGCGTTGAAGTTTGGAGAGTTTTTAGCGTTTTAGATAAAATTCCAAATTTAAATTATGATAATTTTGACTTTGCCTTATTTGATTGTAAAGGTAAAAATTTAGGCGGAAATGGAGTATCTTTTAACTGGAAAATTTTAAAAGGTTTAAAGCCATTTAGCTTTATTTTAGCTGGTGGCATAGGAGTTCAAAACGCTTTAAAAGCTGCTTCATACAAACCAAAAGTCATAGATATAAATAGCTGCGTTGAAGATAATAACGACATAAAAGACCCAAATTTAATAGCTGAAATTTTAAAAGTTTTAAAAGAAAATAACTATAAATAA